In a single window of the Helicobacter felis ATCC 49179 genome:
- a CDS encoding YbfB/YjiJ family MFS transporter — MFACFLATFVANGLARFGYVVLIPMLIVAGNLTPNQSLQLGIAILVGYIFGSFSIGVLQRYVSLEFIAKLSLLLIALSFFACFFDSLPFAWAWAWRFVAGVASASLMVLAGPLVLSLVKEKQRSSVSGFIFSGIGIGAIFSGFVLPFFAPFIHWAWILLEGLSLLAFFFALFSLKPLHPPKSPSQTSNFKPSFFFLLLMISYVLNAIGYLPHTLFWVDYLVRDLHFSSHTAGASWAFFGFGSACGALLSGLLARIIGLKQASIVVLTTKAFACLIPAFSSQLVWLNLSIFLMGCTTTGNVALTNAMALHLVGKEHFARASSWLTFSFALFQALFSFSFSVCLHHMSFFSLFIFCGIALILSFIMLLPVKIT; from the coding sequence ATTTTTGCTTGTTTTTTGGCGACCTTTGTGGCTAATGGCTTGGCGCGTTTTGGTTATGTCGTGCTCATTCCTATGCTCATTGTGGCGGGTAATCTTACGCCTAATCAAAGCCTACAGCTGGGCATCGCCATTTTAGTGGGCTATATCTTTGGAAGCTTTAGTATTGGCGTTCTGCAAAGGTATGTAAGCCTAGAGTTCATCGCTAAGTTAAGTCTGCTACTCATCGCGCTAAGTTTCTTTGCCTGCTTTTTTGACTCTCTGCCTTTTGCGTGGGCGTGGGCGTGGCGTTTTGTGGCTGGGGTGGCTTCTGCAAGCTTGATGGTGCTGGCTGGTCCGCTGGTTTTAAGCCTTGTTAAAGAAAAGCAACGCTCTAGTGTTAGTGGATTTATTTTTAGTGGGATTGGCATTGGTGCGATCTTTAGCGGCTTTGTGCTGCCCTTTTTTGCGCCCTTCATCCATTGGGCATGGATTTTACTAGAGGGCTTGAGCCTGCTAGCTTTTTTCTTTGCTCTCTTCTCTTTAAAACCCCTCCATCCTCCCAAATCCCCCTCCCAAACCTCTAACTTCAAGCCTTCGTTCTTTTTCCTCTTGCTTATGATCTCCTATGTGCTTAATGCCATTGGCTATCTGCCTCACACGCTTTTTTGGGTGGATTATTTGGTGCGCGACCTGCATTTTAGTAGCCATACTGCGGGGGCTTCTTGGGCATTTTTTGGCTTTGGCTCTGCATGTGGTGCGCTTTTAAGTGGGCTACTAGCTAGGATCATCGGGCTCAAACAAGCTTCTATTGTAGTGCTTACGACCAAGGCTTTTGCCTGCTTGATTCCTGCCTTTTCCTCCCAGTTGGTGTGGCTTAATCTCTCCATTTTTTTAATGGGTTGCACCACGACGGGCAATGTTGCGCTCACTAATGCGATGGCTCTGCATTTGGTGGGCAAAGAGCACTTTGCGCGTGCCTCTTCTTGGCTCACTTTTAGTTTTGCTCTATTTCAAGCACTCTTTTCTTTTAGCTTTAGCGTGTGTCTACATCATATGAGCTTTTTTAGTCTGTTTATCTTTTGTGGGATCGCCTTGATCTTAAGCTTTATTATGTTGTTGCCGGTTAAAATAACTTAA
- the rpmE gene encoding 50S ribosomal protein L31, with the protein MKKGIHPEYVPCKVTCVTSGKEIEVLSTKSELRIDISSFCHPFYTGSDKIADTTGRVERFRQKYKMQ; encoded by the coding sequence ATGAAAAAAGGTATTCACCCTGAATATGTCCCTTGCAAGGTTACTTGTGTTACAAGCGGTAAGGAGATTGAAGTTCTTAGCACCAAAAGCGAGCTACGCATTGATATTTCTAGCTTTTGCCATCCTTTTTATACTGGCAGTGATAAGATTGCTGACACTACCGGACGCGTAGAGAGATTCCGCCAAAAATACAAAATGCAATAA
- the rsmI gene encoding 16S rRNA (cytidine(1402)-2'-O)-methyltransferase, whose translation MLSLIPTPIGNLKDVTLRSLEVLSSCAVLLCEDVRVTKRLLFLLEQEDWVQSVLKEKQKSLRQKRFLSFHSHNQEEFLKSVEPCFFTNQHVGFVSDAGMPCVSDPGASLVRFAQERGVSYEVLPGPSACVSAYGASGFEVTEFHFVGFLPPKSAARRAKIASLMNSLGALVIYESPKRLLDTLGDLALMCPEGIVFATKEMSKLHACHFKGTILEVSTQLQSVPSKTLQGEWVLVCLLPQQEMPSLSLRDIEEMDLPPKIKAKLLGKLKGIPPKTLYAQGLA comes from the coding sequence TTGCTCAGTTTAATACCCACCCCCATTGGGAATTTAAAAGATGTTACCCTGCGTAGTCTAGAGGTTTTATCTAGTTGCGCTGTGCTTTTATGCGAGGATGTGCGTGTAACTAAAAGATTGCTTTTTTTGCTTGAACAAGAGGATTGGGTTCAGTCAGTGCTAAAAGAAAAGCAAAAGTCTTTGCGCCAAAAACGCTTTTTATCTTTTCACTCTCACAATCAAGAAGAGTTTTTGAAAAGTGTAGAACCTTGTTTTTTCACTAACCAACATGTGGGTTTTGTGAGCGATGCGGGGATGCCTTGTGTGAGCGATCCGGGGGCTAGCCTAGTGCGCTTTGCTCAAGAACGTGGGGTTTCTTATGAGGTTTTGCCCGGACCTAGTGCTTGTGTGAGTGCTTATGGCGCGAGTGGGTTTGAGGTTACAGAGTTCCATTTTGTGGGGTTTTTGCCTCCAAAGAGTGCAGCTAGGCGCGCTAAAATCGCTAGCCTTATGAACTCTCTGGGCGCGTTGGTAATTTATGAAAGTCCCAAACGACTTTTAGACACTCTTGGCGATTTGGCTTTGATGTGTCCTGAAGGGATTGTCTTTGCGACTAAGGAGATGAGCAAGCTCCATGCCTGCCATTTTAAAGGCACGATTTTGGAGGTGTCTACACAGCTCCAAAGTGTCCCCTCTAAAACTTTGCAAGGGGAATGGGTGTTAGTGTGTCTCTTGCCACAACAAGAGATGCCTAGCCTCTCTCTTAGAGATATTGAGGAGATGGACTTGCCCCCCAAGATCAAGGCAAAGTTATTAGGCAAACTCAAGGGAATACCCCCTAAAACTCTTTATGCTCAGGGTTTGGCATGA
- a CDS encoding TrmH family RNA methyltransferase, translated as MIVFGKQVILHLLKHHPSQILEFYLLKEIDKKTFSLLQAHQQKYQSALLRVDAKKAQAMAKGGNHQGWLAKVLPPKSSALGVLKSLDKLLVLCGLSDVGNVGALFRSVACLGFDGVIMDKALPFEGLARASMGALYDVPFCVCPNPLDILQGLKDVRVHCYGAHIEGQNVRQVVFKPPLAIFLGSEGAGLAPKLVRRMDTLVNIGMEGKIDSLNVSVAGAILMDRAR; from the coding sequence ATGATTGTCTTTGGCAAGCAGGTGATTTTGCACTTACTCAAACACCATCCTAGTCAGATTTTGGAATTTTATTTACTCAAAGAGATCGATAAAAAAACCTTTAGCTTGCTACAAGCACACCAACAAAAGTATCAGAGCGCGCTCTTGCGTGTGGATGCTAAAAAAGCCCAAGCGATGGCTAAGGGAGGCAATCATCAAGGATGGTTGGCTAAGGTTCTCCCGCCCAAATCTAGCGCTCTAGGTGTGCTTAAAAGTTTGGATAAGCTCCTTGTGCTCTGTGGCTTGAGCGATGTAGGGAATGTGGGCGCGCTCTTTAGAAGTGTGGCCTGTTTGGGTTTTGATGGGGTGATCATGGATAAAGCCCTGCCCTTTGAGGGATTGGCGCGTGCAAGTATGGGCGCGCTCTATGATGTGCCTTTTTGTGTTTGCCCTAATCCTTTGGACATTTTGCAGGGGCTCAAAGATGTCCGCGTGCATTGTTATGGGGCACACATTGAGGGGCAGAATGTGCGCCAAGTGGTCTTTAAACCTCCTTTGGCGATTTTTTTAGGGAGTGAGGGGGCAGGTCTAGCTCCCAAGTTGGTGCGGCGTATGGATACTTTAGTAAACATTGGCATGGAAGGTAAAATCGACTCGCTAAATGTGAGTGTAGCAGGAGCAATTTTAATGGATAGGGCAAGATAA
- a CDS encoding YceI family protein yields MKKFVLGALLATGLVYATSIDTSKVSMSFTAFKTPKKAAVEGTFDGVQYHFNKDTSSVVRMLDKASASIDVTHVNLHDELKSKNVKEAFFDLFKDKNLKVFFRNVVEGENQGSILATVRMNGRSVKVPMTYTIENNELTATGLLDVLEFGLKDAFAKLAKACEVQHEKLTWSQVRITFKAGLKD; encoded by the coding sequence ATGAAAAAATTTGTCTTAGGTGCTTTGTTGGCTACTGGTTTAGTTTACGCCACCTCTATTGATACTAGCAAGGTCAGCATGAGTTTTACTGCCTTTAAAACCCCCAAAAAGGCGGCTGTAGAAGGCACTTTTGATGGTGTGCAATACCATTTCAATAAGGACACCTCTAGTGTAGTGCGCATGCTAGACAAGGCTAGTGCTAGCATTGATGTAACCCATGTCAATCTGCATGATGAACTCAAAAGTAAAAATGTCAAAGAAGCTTTCTTTGATTTGTTTAAAGACAAGAATCTCAAAGTCTTTTTTAGAAATGTTGTAGAAGGCGAAAATCAGGGGAGTATCTTAGCCACAGTGCGCATGAATGGCAGGAGTGTCAAAGTGCCTATGACTTACACCATCGAAAATAACGAGCTCACAGCGACAGGTCTTTTAGATGTGCTTGAATTTGGCCTCAAAGACGCATTTGCTAAACTTGCCAAAGCTTGCGAAGTCCAGCATGAAAAACTTACTTGGTCTCAGGTGCGCATCACCTTTAAAGCAGGTCTCAAAGACTAA
- the hemL gene encoding glutamate-1-semialdehyde 2,1-aminomutase, which produces MAKKQLGHALLHSINDFNEAKQVIAGGVNSPVRAFKSVGGTPPFIFKGDGYSLYDVDGNSYVDFVQSWGPLLFGHADAQIQERVIEVLKRGMSFGAPTELETTLAKKLVLSYEGVEKVRLVSSGTEATMSAIRLARAFSGKDRIIKFEGCYHGHSDSLLVDAGSGCATFGVPSSLGVPKAISDQTLIAQYNDIDSVKACFEAGGVGCVIIEPIAGNMGLVPAKLEFLQELQHLCNKYEAVLIFDEVMSGFRAGVNGSQTHHRLVPDLVTFGKVIGGGLPLACFGGRAEIMEMLAPVGGVYQAGTLSGNPVAVAAGIVALEKIAQEPKLFSRLEELAQRFVKGLVKIAASHGIALQGCVRGSMFGFFFSEQEVQDFQGAKNSKTDLYARLHQKMLQRGVYLAPSAFETGFICAPMHVDIIDACLQKAQESFSEIAHGI; this is translated from the coding sequence ATGGCTAAAAAACAACTTGGCCACGCCCTACTGCATAGTATCAATGATTTTAACGAAGCTAAACAAGTGATCGCCGGGGGGGTTAACTCCCCTGTGCGCGCTTTTAAAAGCGTGGGAGGCACACCACCCTTTATTTTTAAGGGTGATGGGTATTCTCTCTATGATGTGGACGGCAATTCCTATGTCGATTTTGTGCAAAGTTGGGGACCCTTGCTCTTTGGCCATGCCGATGCACAGATTCAAGAAAGAGTGATTGAAGTTCTAAAAAGAGGCATGAGTTTTGGCGCACCTACAGAACTAGAAACTACTTTGGCTAAAAAACTCGTTTTGAGTTACGAGGGTGTAGAAAAAGTGCGCTTGGTGAGTAGTGGAACAGAGGCAACCATGAGCGCGATCCGTCTTGCGCGCGCTTTCAGTGGCAAGGATAGAATTATCAAATTTGAGGGGTGCTACCATGGGCATAGCGATAGCCTGCTTGTAGACGCAGGGAGTGGGTGCGCTACCTTTGGCGTGCCTAGTTCTTTGGGCGTGCCAAAAGCCATCAGCGATCAAACTCTTATCGCCCAATACAATGACATTGACTCCGTAAAAGCCTGTTTTGAGGCGGGGGGCGTGGGTTGTGTTATCATCGAACCCATCGCCGGAAACATGGGGCTAGTGCCTGCTAAACTTGAGTTTTTGCAAGAACTCCAGCATCTTTGTAACAAATATGAAGCTGTGCTCATCTTTGATGAGGTGATGAGCGGGTTTAGAGCTGGGGTTAATGGCTCACAAACTCACCACCGCTTAGTGCCCGATCTAGTTACCTTTGGTAAAGTTATTGGGGGCGGATTGCCCTTAGCGTGTTTTGGAGGTCGGGCGGAAATTATGGAAATGCTCGCCCCTGTGGGGGGGGTGTATCAGGCCGGGACTTTGAGCGGTAACCCTGTAGCAGTGGCTGCAGGCATTGTTGCGCTTGAAAAGATCGCTCAAGAACCCAAGCTTTTCTCTCGCCTTGAAGAGTTGGCCCAACGCTTTGTCAAGGGACTTGTAAAGATTGCAGCTTCTCATGGGATTGCTCTGCAAGGCTGTGTGAGAGGGAGCATGTTTGGTTTCTTTTTTAGCGAACAAGAAGTGCAGGACTTTCAAGGGGCTAAAAATTCCAAAACAGATCTTTATGCGCGCTTGCACCAAAAAATGCTCCAAAGAGGCGTGTATTTAGCTCCCTCAGCCTTTGAAACGGGCTTTATTTGTGCGCCCATGCATGTGGATATTATCGATGCCTGTTTGCAGAAAGCCCAAGAGAGTTTTTCTGAAATCGCGCATGGAATCTGA
- a CDS encoding AtpZ/AtpI family protein: MESEPRFKRLVEGASVLSLGISIVVAVLIGIGIGYGLKKLTGVAWLFWLGVFWGVGGAILNVYKAYKKAKKDLDTLAQDPKYHQQDV, encoded by the coding sequence ATGGAATCTGAACCCCGTTTTAAACGCCTTGTGGAGGGAGCGAGTGTTTTAAGCTTGGGGATTTCTATTGTAGTGGCCGTTTTGATTGGAATTGGGATCGGCTATGGGCTCAAAAAACTCACCGGAGTCGCTTGGTTGTTTTGGTTAGGCGTGTTTTGGGGAGTGGGGGGGGCTATTTTAAATGTGTACAAAGCCTACAAAAAGGCTAAAAAAGATTTAGACACTCTAGCTCAAGACCCCAAGTATCACCAACAAGATGTGTAG
- a CDS encoding outer membrane protein: MAFLSKSLASVATMSLFSTLALSTLSAERNAAYLGAGFQWSRMETKEYLKQNNVVDYNTHYSSDMWGFNIRAGYKQFFGQSKRIGLRYYANFAYNAVGRMSGTGTLASVNYGAGMDFLWDFFVPKDNSYALGFFVGFQLIGNSWVGSVMNGGDGANGHIVGKNDLVSGGCSIVEGNPSDSGSGSSGQARTKTTMATGCLPKQLQGKDYHQSYFQLPINFGFRANFSDKQSLEFGALVPVIPMYYYQKTSGNDKVSLYYHRNASLYINYVFDF; the protein is encoded by the coding sequence ATGGCTTTTTTATCTAAGAGCTTGGCTTCTGTAGCTACCATGAGCCTTTTTAGCACGCTTGCTTTATCTACCTTATCGGCTGAAAGGAATGCCGCTTATCTTGGAGCAGGCTTCCAATGGTCGCGTATGGAAACTAAGGAATATCTCAAACAAAATAATGTGGTTGATTACAACACACATTATTCTAGCGACATGTGGGGCTTTAATATTAGAGCGGGCTACAAGCAATTTTTTGGCCAATCTAAACGCATCGGCTTGCGCTACTATGCCAATTTTGCCTATAACGCTGTGGGGCGTATGTCTGGCACGGGCACGCTTGCTAGCGTTAATTACGGGGCTGGCATGGATTTTCTTTGGGACTTTTTTGTCCCCAAAGACAATAGCTATGCGTTGGGGTTTTTTGTAGGCTTCCAGTTAATTGGCAATAGCTGGGTAGGTTCTGTGATGAACGGAGGAGATGGAGCAAACGGTCATATTGTTGGGAAAAATGATCTTGTTTCAGGAGGTTGTTCAATCGTGGAAGGCAATCCAAGTGATAGTGGTAGTGGTTCTTCGGGGCAAGCTCGTACAAAAACTACAATGGCAACGGGTTGTTTACCAAAACAACTTCAAGGCAAAGACTACCACCAAAGCTATTTCCAGCTTCCCATTAATTTTGGCTTTAGGGCAAACTTTTCTGATAAACAAAGTCTTGAGTTTGGCGCGCTTGTTCCGGTTATCCCCATGTATTATTACCAAAAGACTTCAGGCAATGATAAAGTTTCTCTCTACTACCACCGCAACGCCTCTCTTTATATTAACTATGTCTTTGATTTCTAA
- a CDS encoding amidohydrolase, producing the protein MNLIPEIVAMQEEFIAIRHQIHRHPELGFKEVQTSQLVADKLREFGYEVHTGVGKTGVVGVLKKGDSAKKIGLRADMDALPIQEDSGLDYQSQTPQRMHACGHDGHSASLLLAAKYLATQDFKGTLHLYFQPAEENLGGAKAMIEEGLLEKFDSDLIFGWHNMPLGSDKKFYLKSGAMMASSDAYTLEIKAQGGHASAPEKTKDPILVASLLVLALQGIISRNVDPQNSAVVSVGALNAGSAHNIIPDRAVLLVSVRALDSLTRELVAKRIQEICQGVALAQGVEINITHEFATPITNNHSEATALAQEVALDIFGAQDCCFDHKPAMGSEDFGYFCERRKCAYAFFENETTHYIHTSNYVFNDALLARAASYYAGLVLKYLG; encoded by the coding sequence ATGAATTTAATCCCAGAAATTGTTGCGATGCAAGAGGAATTTATAGCCATCCGCCACCAAATCCACCGACACCCCGAATTGGGTTTTAAAGAAGTCCAAACTTCTCAGTTAGTGGCTGACAAATTGAGAGAATTTGGCTATGAAGTGCATACGGGGGTGGGTAAAACCGGCGTAGTAGGGGTGCTCAAGAAGGGCGATTCTGCTAAGAAAATTGGTTTACGCGCGGATATGGACGCTCTGCCTATCCAAGAGGATAGTGGGCTAGATTATCAAAGCCAAACCCCACAGCGCATGCACGCCTGCGGGCATGATGGGCATAGCGCGTCTTTGCTACTGGCAGCCAAATACCTAGCCACTCAAGATTTTAAGGGCACTTTGCATTTGTATTTTCAACCCGCTGAGGAAAATTTAGGCGGTGCAAAAGCCATGATTGAAGAGGGTTTGCTAGAAAAGTTTGATAGCGATTTGATCTTTGGATGGCATAACATGCCCTTAGGGAGTGATAAAAAGTTTTATCTTAAATCGGGCGCGATGATGGCCAGCTCAGACGCTTACACCCTAGAGATTAAGGCTCAGGGTGGGCACGCTAGCGCGCCGGAGAAAACCAAAGATCCGATTTTAGTGGCCTCTTTGTTAGTGTTGGCATTGCAAGGCATTATATCTAGGAATGTGGACCCGCAAAATAGCGCGGTGGTGAGTGTAGGGGCTTTGAATGCGGGGAGTGCGCATAATATTATCCCCGATCGCGCTGTGTTGCTAGTGAGCGTGCGGGCGTTAGATTCTTTGACACGGGAGCTAGTCGCCAAGCGTATTCAAGAAATTTGTCAGGGTGTGGCTTTGGCACAAGGAGTGGAAATTAACATCACGCACGAGTTTGCTACCCCTATCACAAATAATCACTCTGAAGCCACCGCCCTAGCCCAAGAAGTCGCCCTAGATATTTTTGGGGCGCAAGATTGTTGTTTTGATCATAAACCTGCAATGGGAAGTGAGGACTTTGGCTATTTTTGCGAGCGCAGGAAGTGCGCCTACGCTTTTTTTGAGAACGAAACCACTCACTACATCCACACTTCTAACTATGTCTTTAATGATGCCCTTTTAGCCCGTGCGGCAAGTTATTATGCGGGTTTGGTGCTCAAGTATTTGGGTTAG
- a CDS encoding methyl-accepting chemotaxis protein, with the protein MVTLFMFVHNNQTSIKQINEIVSTDFREMLRERLKLAVNSLNHSLSYAIEHIPHEEDKKRVINAMLRKFRFEKDNSGYFFAYDKYHVIYTSQATHYPMGTNLKDLQSKNGVLFIQELYKVAMSGGGFVRYIFPKPSASGEMRDAEKVSYAEEIKGMPGWWIGAGVYTDNITARTQIIVDNINQKLTNTFHIYIIIVLLFLLFVVIPAYYFFYRTLTGNIKALDGGLKDFFSFVSYKKQGVPNPIQSHSKCELGQMARALNSSIQETVAHLQSDQKLSQEVLNALDGARTGDFTQNIHTQTTNPQLQYLGNNFNAFLVALKSIFYNISSTMQTYSKNDFRIGMDTANLRGGFLELANNINTLRTSIVSSLRNSLNFANALTQETHALNETTHAMDNASKQQTHSLEQTTQALEQITRVTQSVHAKNREVIEQSEGIQRIVLTITEIADQISLLALNATIEAARAGEHGRGFAVVADEVRQLAERTQKSLGEIETNTQALTQSINDATSAIEEQTQSIAQINVAMEELEQTVAHNAQIAATSSTISENVQRIAKNILEEANNKKF; encoded by the coding sequence GTGGTGACCCTTTTTATGTTTGTGCACAATAATCAAACTTCTATTAAGCAAATCAATGAAATTGTCAGTACGGATTTTAGAGAGATGCTAAGAGAGAGGCTCAAACTTGCAGTAAATTCTTTGAATCATAGTCTCTCATATGCCATTGAACATATCCCCCACGAAGAAGATAAAAAACGCGTGATTAATGCGATGCTGCGCAAATTTCGTTTTGAAAAAGACAACTCCGGTTACTTCTTTGCTTATGATAAATATCATGTCATTTACACAAGCCAAGCCACACACTACCCTATGGGCACGAATTTAAAAGATCTGCAAAGTAAAAATGGTGTTCTTTTTATCCAAGAACTTTACAAGGTCGCTATGAGTGGCGGAGGTTTTGTCCGCTATATTTTTCCAAAGCCTTCAGCCAGTGGAGAAATGCGCGATGCTGAAAAAGTTTCTTATGCAGAGGAGATTAAGGGCATGCCCGGTTGGTGGATTGGTGCGGGAGTGTATACCGATAATATTACTGCGCGCACGCAAATCATTGTAGACAATATTAATCAAAAACTCACCAACACATTTCATATCTATATCATCATTGTTTTGCTTTTCTTGCTTTTTGTTGTGATTCCTGCATACTATTTCTTTTATCGCACCCTTACTGGCAATATTAAAGCACTTGATGGGGGATTAAAAGATTTTTTCTCTTTCGTGAGCTACAAAAAACAAGGTGTTCCCAATCCTATTCAATCTCACTCAAAATGCGAATTAGGGCAAATGGCGCGCGCCTTGAATAGTAGCATTCAAGAAACTGTAGCGCATTTGCAATCCGATCAAAAGCTTTCACAAGAAGTGCTGAATGCGCTTGATGGAGCGCGTACAGGAGATTTTACACAAAATATCCACACCCAAACCACCAATCCTCAACTTCAATATTTAGGAAACAATTTCAATGCCTTTTTGGTAGCGCTCAAATCTATTTTTTATAATATTTCAAGCACCATGCAAACTTACTCTAAAAATGATTTTAGAATTGGTATGGATACAGCGAACCTGCGAGGGGGATTTTTAGAATTAGCCAACAATATCAACACTCTAAGAACAAGTATTGTGAGCTCATTGCGGAACTCTTTGAATTTTGCCAACGCGCTTACCCAAGAAACCCACGCTCTAAATGAGACAACACATGCCATGGACAATGCTTCTAAACAGCAGACACACTCTTTGGAACAGACTACTCAGGCTCTTGAACAGATTACAAGGGTAACCCAAAGTGTTCATGCCAAAAATCGAGAGGTTATTGAGCAATCTGAAGGGATTCAAAGAATTGTGCTTACCATCACTGAAATCGCCGATCAAATTAGTTTGCTAGCCCTCAATGCAACCATTGAAGCAGCTAGAGCGGGAGAACATGGGCGTGGGTTCGCGGTAGTGGCCGATGAAGTGCGCCAACTGGCCGAGCGCACACAAAAATCTCTAGGAGAAATTGAAACAAACACGCAGGCCCTCACCCAATCTATTAATGATGCAACCAGTGCAATAGAAGAACAAACACAGAGTATTGCACAAATCAATGTGGCTATGGAAGAGCTAGAACAAACAGTGGCACACAACGCCCAGATTGCAGCCACTTCTTCAACCATTAGTGAGAATGTGCAACGCATCGCTAAAAATATTTTAGAAGAGGCCAACAACAAGAAGTTTTAA
- the mltG gene encoding endolytic transglycosylase MltG, producing the protein MPFLKIANMPHNKAPNTAHKITGKRILLEIALIIWLSFLFYLSIPIKTHDTLYIPSGSLRHVAQSLEGELNGLDLWILRTMGTLGLWKTPKSGYIAIPINANQEISKGDFLYALTLSKKIYKNTTLIPGETLYFFMKNLATTFKLAEADLYKAYESKASYKEAAIIPDTYRFALGISANALVDYLLKHTAKQYEKWSLEFLGHYNKKEWEKNLIVASIVQKEAANTQEMPIIAGVIYNRLEKDMPLQMDGSLNYGKFSHTKVTRARILEDNSSYNTYKHKGLPDAPVGSVSLQAIKAAIFPAKTSFLYFVKNKDGVHVFSQHYSEHVRHIHE; encoded by the coding sequence ATGCCATTTTTGAAAATCGCAAATATGCCCCATAATAAAGCACCTAACACGGCGCATAAAATCACCGGAAAGCGCATTCTTTTAGAGATAGCTTTGATCATTTGGCTTTCGTTTTTGTTTTATTTGAGTATACCCATAAAAACACATGACACGCTTTACATTCCAAGCGGTTCGTTGCGCCATGTGGCCCAAAGTTTGGAGGGTGAACTCAATGGCTTAGATTTGTGGATTTTGCGCACAATGGGGACTTTAGGGCTATGGAAAACCCCTAAGAGTGGCTATATTGCCATTCCTATTAATGCCAATCAAGAGATTAGCAAGGGGGACTTTTTATATGCCCTAACCCTCTCTAAGAAAATTTACAAAAACACCACCCTTATTCCGGGTGAAACGCTTTATTTTTTTATGAAGAATCTTGCAACTACTTTTAAATTAGCAGAAGCAGACCTCTATAAAGCCTACGAATCTAAAGCGTCTTACAAAGAGGCTGCAATCATTCCAGACACTTACCGCTTTGCTTTAGGTATCTCGGCAAATGCGTTGGTAGATTATTTACTCAAGCACACAGCCAAGCAGTATGAAAAATGGAGTTTGGAGTTTTTAGGGCACTACAACAAAAAAGAATGGGAGAAAAATCTCATTGTAGCTTCTATTGTGCAAAAAGAGGCAGCTAATACCCAAGAAATGCCTATTATCGCCGGCGTGATTTATAACCGCTTGGAAAAAGACATGCCCTTGCAAATGGACGGAAGCTTAAATTATGGAAAATTTTCCCACACAAAGGTTACCCGTGCGCGCATCCTTGAGGATAATAGTTCTTATAATACCTATAAGCATAAGGGTTTGCCCGATGCGCCTGTGGGCAGTGTAAGCTTACAAGCCATTAAGGCGGCGATTTTTCCGGCCAAGACTTCTTTTTTATACTTTGTGAAAAATAAAGATGGGGTGCATGTATTTAGCCAACACTACAGCGAGCATGTTCGACACATCCATGAATAA